A region of Flavobacterium album DNA encodes the following proteins:
- a CDS encoding response regulator, with translation MKRILIIDDDARNIFALSATLRSKSFDCVSCNSAPDALKLLEGNTPVDAILIDMMMPDMDGYEAIPLIKDIPHRQGTPVISVTAQAMVGDREKCLRAGADDYISKPIDVDKLLRVLSTI, from the coding sequence ATGAAGAGAATCCTGATAATAGATGACGACGCAAGGAATATTTTTGCCCTGAGCGCTACATTACGCTCAAAATCGTTCGATTGCGTGTCCTGTAACAGCGCCCCTGATGCCCTGAAACTTCTGGAAGGCAATACCCCGGTAGATGCGATACTAATAGATATGATGATGCCAGATATGGACGGTTATGAAGCTATACCTTTAATTAAGGACATACCGCACAGGCAGGGCACGCCCGTTATATCGGTTACCGCACAGGCCATGGTGGGAGACAGGGAGAAGTGCCTTCGGGCAGGCGCTGATGATTATATTTCGAAACCGATTGATGTTGATAAATTGCTGCGGGTTTTAAGCACTATATAA
- a CDS encoding CheR family methyltransferase, protein MVNDRELEVLINEIYEYYGYDFSGYSLASFKRRIDRLYNLDKFGNFAEFLSKVRTDTAYFKRMVEEITVNVTEMFRDPLFYKVLRTELIPVLATKPFIRIWHAGCSTGEEVYSMAIMLKEAGVLHKSLLYATDLNPTVLDTAKIGVFNLRMMKQYSENYIASGGKKDFSDYYTAQYGLAKFGGDLTEKMVFSQHNLVSDRSFNEFDLIMCRNVMIYFDKDLQDRALALFDESLSKLGYLALGTKETIKFSDLKKNYEQVDKEKIWKKIK, encoded by the coding sequence ATGGTAAATGACAGGGAGTTAGAGGTGCTGATCAATGAGATCTACGAATACTATGGCTATGACTTTAGCGGGTATTCGCTTGCCTCGTTCAAAAGGCGTATTGACAGGCTTTACAATCTGGACAAGTTTGGGAATTTTGCCGAGTTCTTGTCTAAAGTCCGCACTGATACTGCTTATTTTAAACGGATGGTGGAGGAAATTACCGTAAATGTTACAGAGATGTTCCGCGACCCGCTGTTTTATAAAGTACTGCGCACAGAACTAATACCTGTACTGGCTACGAAGCCGTTTATACGGATATGGCATGCCGGATGCTCTACGGGTGAGGAAGTCTATTCGATGGCGATCATGCTCAAAGAAGCCGGGGTGCTGCATAAATCATTGCTCTATGCTACCGACCTGAACCCTACAGTGCTCGATACTGCCAAAATAGGGGTTTTCAATTTGCGAATGATGAAGCAGTATTCCGAAAACTACATAGCATCGGGCGGCAAAAAAGACTTTTCCGACTATTATACGGCACAATACGGCCTGGCGAAGTTCGGTGGAGACCTTACGGAGAAAATGGTGTTCTCGCAGCATAATCTGGTGTCAGATAGGTCGTTCAATGAATTCGACCTGATAATGTGCCGCAATGTGATGATCTATTTTGATAAGGACTTGCAGGACAGGGCACTTGCCTTATTTGACGAAAGCCTTTCAAAGCTGGGATACCTGGCGCTTGGTACCAAGGAAACCATCAAATTCTCCGACCTGAAAAAAAACTACGAACAGGTAGACAAAGAAAAGATATGGAAGAAGATAAAATAA
- a CDS encoding chemotaxis protein CheB, which produces MEEDKIISGCRVLIIGGSAGSLDALLKILPHLTAIPSFSLVIVLHRRSGEDTTLEELIAVKTSIPVTEVEDKIPLLPGCIYIAPSDYHLLFENNGTLSLDISEKINYSRPSIDVAFESAADIYGPKLTAILLSGANADGTQGLIAVKNAGGTIVVQDPETAEMPFMPRNAIENMTPDHILNVEEMIGFIGGGIGL; this is translated from the coding sequence ATGGAAGAAGATAAAATAATTTCAGGATGCAGGGTTCTCATCATCGGTGGTTCGGCCGGTAGCCTTGACGCACTACTGAAAATACTGCCTCATCTTACTGCAATCCCTTCTTTTTCGCTGGTTATTGTATTGCACCGCAGGAGCGGGGAGGACACTACGCTCGAAGAGCTTATCGCCGTGAAAACTTCCATACCCGTAACCGAAGTAGAGGACAAGATACCATTATTACCGGGATGTATCTATATAGCGCCTTCAGACTATCACCTGCTTTTCGAAAATAACGGGACACTATCGCTGGATATTTCCGAAAAAATAAATTACAGCAGGCCGAGCATTGACGTTGCATTTGAATCGGCTGCCGATATTTACGGCCCAAAGCTAACTGCTATACTGCTTTCCGGCGCCAATGCCGACGGTACACAAGGGCTTATTGCCGTAAAGAATGCTGGCGGTACCATCGTCGTACAAGACCCCGAAACCGCAGAAATGCCCTTTATGCCCCGCAATGCAATTGAAAATATGACGCCCGATCATATTTTAAACGTGGAAGAAATGATAGGGTTTATAGGAGGAGGGATTGGTTTGTGA
- a CDS encoding TPM domain-containing protein codes for MKTILSLLLFAQVAVSCAQSKKENPITHADKTANTFPLQTGPLNDFEGVFTDAQKKDLSERLDNFKETTDKEIFVVSVETYFPKDDFQEFTVNLANDWKKNGANNTVFIVFSKENRKIALSIYPGTTNLKDKDAQDVISEIVIPEFKKGNYYEAIKQGITALISKWK; via the coding sequence ATGAAAACAATATTAAGTCTATTGCTATTTGCGCAAGTTGCAGTTTCATGCGCGCAATCGAAGAAAGAAAATCCAATTACACACGCTGACAAGACGGCAAATACATTTCCTTTACAAACAGGTCCGTTAAATGACTTTGAAGGTGTTTTTACAGATGCTCAAAAGAAAGATTTAAGTGAACGATTAGACAATTTTAAGGAGACTACCGATAAGGAAATATTTGTTGTTTCAGTAGAGACGTATTTTCCAAAAGATGATTTTCAGGAATTCACGGTAAACCTGGCAAATGATTGGAAAAAAAACGGTGCAAACAATACTGTCTTTATTGTCTTTAGTAAAGAAAATAGAAAGATTGCACTATCTATATACCCGGGTACCACAAATTTAAAGGACAAAGATGCGCAGGATGTAATTTCAGAAATAGTAATTCCGGAGTTTAAAAAAGGAAATTATTACGAGGCCATAAAACAAGGTATTACTGCGTTAATTTCCAAGTGGAAATAA
- a CDS encoding LptF/LptG family permease → MKILDRYILISFIKTFASVFVILFFIFILQAIWLFIAELAGKDLDAGVIAKFLIFYAPKVVPLVLPLSILLASIMTFGDFAENYEFAAMKSAGISLSRAMRSLMIFIFGLSIVAFFFANDIIPKAEYKFINLRANIIKRKPAMAIVEGQFNSIGAYNIKVDRKSGENGEKLTGVTIHKRIPGNSNATIIRSKKGLLKSSESSNLLQLELYDGYYYEDVPSKNPVERKKQPFAKSSFTKQIMNIDLSMLNNASTDEEQIAQTNNMLNLSELNYTLDSLQGNYNKEAKNIALNAAQRSAIVLTAPRQLLNLPGKDTLKPVKKDSIPAKLIEIITSKEDKGKVLEIATNSVTSAESTITSGKVGLFERLKVINNHWLAFYDKFVIAYACLLMFFIGAPLGAIIRKGGLGLPIVFAVLIFITFHFINTFGKKLAQENAIPPYLGSWMSAFVLSPLAIFLTYRATNDMNVTINWDPLIVPLQKVFNKVFKIKPKDA, encoded by the coding sequence GTGAAAATTCTAGACCGTTACATCCTTATCTCTTTTATAAAGACGTTCGCGTCGGTATTCGTTATCCTGTTCTTCATCTTTATTTTGCAGGCAATATGGCTGTTTATAGCAGAGCTTGCCGGTAAGGACCTGGATGCGGGCGTGATCGCGAAATTCCTGATATTCTACGCTCCTAAGGTGGTGCCGTTAGTACTGCCGCTTTCCATATTGCTGGCTTCGATCATGACTTTCGGGGATTTTGCCGAAAATTATGAATTTGCTGCTATGAAATCGGCGGGCATATCCCTGAGCAGGGCCATGAGGAGCCTTATGATATTTATTTTCGGGCTCAGCATTGTGGCATTTTTCTTTGCGAACGATATAATCCCTAAGGCGGAATACAAATTCATTAACCTGCGGGCCAACATCATTAAGCGGAAACCGGCAATGGCGATCGTGGAAGGCCAGTTCAACTCAATAGGAGCTTATAACATCAAAGTTGATAGAAAATCCGGTGAAAATGGTGAGAAACTTACTGGCGTTACTATCCATAAGCGGATTCCAGGAAATTCCAACGCGACCATAATACGCTCTAAAAAAGGACTTTTAAAAAGCAGCGAATCCTCGAACCTGTTGCAGCTTGAGCTTTATGACGGCTATTATTACGAAGATGTACCGAGTAAAAACCCGGTTGAACGCAAAAAGCAGCCATTTGCAAAAAGCAGCTTCACGAAGCAGATAATGAACATCGACCTGAGCATGCTCAACAACGCCAGCACCGATGAGGAGCAGATAGCGCAAACCAACAACATGCTTAACCTGAGTGAGCTTAATTATACGCTGGACTCACTGCAGGGCAATTACAATAAAGAAGCCAAAAACATAGCGCTGAACGCTGCCCAAAGGTCCGCCATTGTTTTGACGGCGCCAAGACAATTGCTGAACCTTCCCGGAAAGGATACATTAAAACCGGTAAAAAAAGACAGCATCCCTGCAAAACTGATTGAGATCATAACATCAAAAGAAGATAAGGGAAAAGTACTCGAGATCGCGACCAACAGCGTCACCAGCGCCGAAAGCACTATCACTTCGGGCAAAGTAGGCCTATTTGAAAGGCTAAAGGTCATAAACAACCACTGGCTGGCTTTTTACGATAAATTTGTAATTGCTTACGCCTGCCTGCTCATGTTTTTCATTGGAGCACCTCTCGGGGCTATTATCCGCAAGGGCGGCCTTGGCTTACCTATCGTTTTTGCGGTGCTCATTTTTATAACATTCCACTTTATCAATACTTTCGGCAAAAAACTGGCACAGGAGAATGCTATCCCTCCTTACCTTGGCTCCTGGATGTCGGCTTTTGTATTAAGCCCACTGGCTATATTCCTTACCTACAGGGCAACGAATGACATGAATGTGACCATCAACTGGGATCCATTGATAGTGCCGCTGCAAAAAGTATTCAATAAAGTATTCAAAATAAAACCAAAAGATGCTTAA
- a CDS encoding LolA family protein produces MQRIIRIITLFIIALSLPAKAQDAAKAKALLDQVSAKVKSYENITIDFKYSVSNPKQNLNQESKGTVVQKGNQYVLNFMGMTRIFDGKKVYNIVPEDEEITISKYDDQKSDELTPSKMLTFFNSGYKYSWDILQKIKGRKIQYIKLNPLNAKDPTKEILIGVDTQTKHIFNYIRTEKDGTKMVITINSFKTNQPLSKNHFTFTESKYPNYYINRLD; encoded by the coding sequence ATGCAAAGGATTATCAGGATCATTACACTTTTTATCATAGCCCTAAGCCTCCCGGCAAAAGCGCAGGATGCCGCAAAGGCAAAAGCGCTCCTCGACCAGGTGAGCGCGAAAGTAAAAAGTTATGAGAATATCACAATAGACTTTAAATATTCCGTAAGCAATCCGAAACAAAACCTGAACCAGGAAAGCAAAGGCACCGTTGTACAGAAAGGCAACCAGTATGTGCTTAATTTTATGGGTATGACGCGTATATTTGACGGGAAGAAAGTATACAACATTGTCCCTGAGGATGAGGAAATAACCATTTCCAAATATGACGACCAAAAGTCGGATGAGCTGACACCTTCGAAGATGCTTACCTTTTTCAATTCGGGGTACAAGTACTCATGGGATATCCTGCAAAAGATCAAAGGAAGGAAAATACAGTACATAAAGCTAAACCCGCTGAATGCAAAAGATCCCACAAAGGAAATCCTGATAGGGGTTGATACGCAGACAAAACACATTTTTAATTACATCAGGACCGAAAAGGATGGGACTAAAATGGTAATAACCATAAATTCTTTCAAAACAAACCAGCCTTTGTCAAAAAATCACTTTACCTTTACCGAAAGTAAATATCCTAATTATTACATTAATAGATTAGATTAA